From one Babesia bovis T2Bo chromosome 3, whole genome shotgun sequence genomic stretch:
- a CDS encoding putative Ras-related protein rab7, which produces MLILMPTQPTLGSILPIVYFISMARKRPILKIIILGDSGVGKTSLMNQFINKRFTNQYRATIGADFSTQEVTVDDKVVTLQIWDTAGQERFQSLGKAFYRGADCCMLVYDTTNQKTFESIESWKSEFLIQVEPKDPESFPFALIGNKVDDVANRKVSANKATNWCKANNDIPHFETSAKTAQNVAAAFMEIAKKAVMRDTQDDEIYIPDTLLLDQRHVQHTGNNCSRGVGSILGCDG; this is translated from the exons ATGCTGATCTTGATGCCCACTCAGCCTACCCTGGGGTCTATTCTTCCTATTGTATACTTTATATCGATGGCGCGGAAAAGGCCGATTCTGAAGATAATCATTCTTGGTGATAGCGG GGTCGGGAAGACCTCGCTGATGAACCAGTTCATCAACAAGCGCTTTACCAACCAATATCGCGCGACCA TCGGAGCTGATTTTTCAACTCAGGAAGTGACGGTTGATGACAAGGTGGTGACTTTGCAG ATATGGGACACTGCCGGACAGGAGCGCTTCCAAAGTCTTGGGAAGGCTTTTTACAGAGGAGCAGATTGTTGTATGCTTGTGTATGATACTACCAACCAGAAGACATTTGAAAGTATTGAGAGTTGGAAGTCTGAGTTTTTGATTCAAGTTGAACCTAAGGACCCTGAGTCGTTCCCTTTTGCTTTAATTGGGAACAAGGTTGACGATGTTGCCAACCGTAAGGTGAGCGCCAACAAGGCGACTAATTGGTGTAAGGCCAATAACGACATTCCTCACTTTGAAACTAG TGCCAAGACCGCGCAAAACGTTGCTGCAGCATTCATGGAGATCGCAAAGAAGGCAGTGATGCGCGATACTCAGGACGATGAGATTTATATTCCTGATACTCTCTTGTTGGACCAGAGGCATGTGCAACATACGGGCAACAACTGCTCCCGTGGCGTTGGTAGCATACTAGGCTGTGATGGTTGA
- a CDS encoding DEAD/DEAH box helicase family protein, whose translation MADKFDDEAPVSKVELMYDIAAASAAEPLRSGRQQSGSPRSEAASSSFHHGDKFEPTDGIDTIDYGSLGILNIECAKSLRCDPSVPLKSRLKLWHAMCPTDFSNLLGSAGAKESCCIVHAESLIVHIVCSAEKEGNVLLDFAKGPQTLQLIYRVERILSGIIRCGGTFMLVFFDVFRKLFDPGYGHAGEDGEDQHFFDGYLLLREILLTHVVLNGISHMVFRDWYDPEWVSYVDNNEPAFIMIEDGSSFLYKHRTLYEIVDTTSSSPLNEPNGEIVADFEVQQSYMDRFTFATQSLAMHSLSINLCVAYFFELGPFAHNFKAFISFPSNCLPPTQFIEELESQFMLEYPLEERVDADGSGTELVQQIMSDLGTLGIDCRLRHIVACNYLRSLIEMKPDADDEVDEDTALYIDSCELTFKVLLIHNHLLDLLSLEDRCTLRLDAEGWEFFSTYIAATLDFMTSTTVPVLCGLSSVVDTMADSRRDAADLFDGNLFTSILHSMAIYASDHGNKVDLDCFMLDKEVVSQMDRMYAHFSQNSGATVFPIDMSPFASCGIYDTVGTVDSHSGAQDGVLNVDNQFVNMYFGLTEDKVIKFYEGDNSRCMERFAALQWRNPALMSEKTECIDYYFKVEKQDKMALLPNRSQRQEQRSMQRQNAFSHLLSRYLGSNNLHHPIVPKLEHQWLDVKQRGLEENADASAAASGKKDAKKVKESKKDKSAKDAKKDKGTKVKTSAKAELLRQKHAAAQESKSREGDLKTFERLSSRLGSIFSAEHDFDSIYTSILDYTSGPSRAVDLVGDFKWLKGMISTKPIQLQFVRGMLENLLKTFDGYRMRSLNKKGARASFRRTICMTIRLIHDCFKEFKSLIDGETITLLQRFLCKLGLSRSAANLFNEWLKLNDDKKNKKFKVDSDERFEYALRDGMEFDFQLAYMGDLMERTLGSTEDPRVLFKPDAWQKILLDTVDNRESSLVVAPTSTGKTYICYYAMEQGLRLDDEGIVIYVSPNNALALQVKYEITARFSSKNYSSPSCAAVLSATFLDNFHDPKWNCAQILVTVPSILEQLLVAMRSSELGYIKRIEYLIFDEIHCISDEEIGPFMERIIHLSAAPFMALSATVGNPLEFHAWLTKVERTRRNSATAKVHYIYFDERYSDLKLECYSNRHLVPLNPATCLSYHNVLRTGFPRDCYLRPRDLFVLSRCTDYVMGSRCSDMAYLSPAEYFRNTPLITKRQYRYWLQTYITEFARQVQESVITADDFQKIMDCLKSLNVSVSPGDAAAADEPEDHYFRLYPLLKPMDPVVDCPGNDAPISVQSRDYLDPAEVITLLNTLEQTKRLPCLAFTFDRNHMEHVLVSVTQLLKRRQWEKYYGTPEATAWTNAENKRRVDHYQMLMRQYEAEKKMRGASREQKEEQGIGGKVEEFIELPKEPVDVAEDYDPEFNYYNRKIYVNYTEEVENFIKVAAASISNRKQVDTFVEALRRGIGIHHEGLPHKFTMLTETLYRMGFLKVLFSGRSLAFGINVPCKSVIFMGDNYELTPLMYKQMSGRCGRRGFDLSGHVVFWGLPMKRIRQLLTAQLGNLTGYASCSPTEVLATLSAFNSLLVSVRSRPPQPKVNSKISTTDARVRKTEIITRSRDYVVDPRIIVKRLASMFIHPLKPHSGFSKDEVIVFRACVETLFELGFIDRHGLVSGCCELALLTRESHPSNMFLAHLAQMGKLHDLTLSTGSDSADKLMDIVARFAYKRQQLGTCVTLRRLLPQRVRCGAKYNSRLVSNLNLKDEGSLSVELLYPESFPLLPSARGEVKDLITVYNAQILGILSKYQAKLEPMQPTLPLSKVDFCTGTKVVSSWFMEKRGTTKFQSLASPFVAINGLPGNFSSARELWLSSRACSDITLDMVPTIESVEVDVVQMDPHYNVLNRYGMTLDNSYIIDYWTHGRFSVVRDVNGLGQYAWFDLRKILVLLKLAKLTLNGYTDGGVRQDSLNDAVVHALDRFESVFNRI comes from the coding sequence ATGGCGGATAAGTTCGATGATGAAGCACCTGTTAGCAAGGTAGAGTTGATGTACGACATCGCCGCGGCATCTGCGGCTGAACCTTTGCGATCAGGTCGTCAGCAATCTGGCTCGCCTCGCAGTGAAGCTGCGTCTTCTTCATTCCACCATGGTGATAAGTTTGAACCTACTGATGGTATTGACACGATTGATTATGGATCTCTCGGTATATTGAACATAGAGTGCGCAAAGTCGCTTCGTTGTGATCCCAGTGTACCGTTAAAGTCACGTCTTAAGCTGTGGCATGCTATGTGTCCTACTGATTTTTCTAATCTTCTTGGTAGTGCTGGTGCCAAGGAGAGCTGTTGTATAGTTCATGCTGAATCCCTTATCGTGCATATAGTTTGCAGTGCGGAGAAGGAGGGTAATGTATTGCTTGACTTTGCAAAAGGCCCTCAGACACTACAGTTGATATACCGTGTTGAGCGTATTTTGAGTGGTATCATACGCTGTGGTGGTACTTTTATGTTAGTGTTTTTTGACGTTTTTAGGAAATTGTTTGACCCAGGATATGGCCATGCCGGTGAGGATGGTGAAGATCAGCATTTCTTTGACGGCTACTTGTTATTGCGTGAGATTTTGCTTACTCACGTCGTTTTAAATGGCATATCTCATATGGTATTTCGTGACTGGTATGATCCAGAGTGGGTTAGTTACGTGGACAACAACGAACCAGCATTTATAATGATAGAGGATGGATCCTCATTTTTGTACAAGCACCGCACGTTGTATGAGATTGTGGACACTACATCCAGTTCTCCTTTGAACGAGCCCAATGGCGAGATTGTGGCTGATTTTGAGGTTCAGCAGAGTTACATGGATAGGTTTACTTTTGCCACTCAATCTTTGGCCATGCACAGTCTGTCGATTAACTTATGTGTAGCATACTTTTTTGAGTTAGGCCCATTTGCCCACAATTTCAAGGCGTTCATTTCATTTCCCAGCAATTGCTTGCCTCCTACTCAGTTTATCGAAGAGTTAGAGTCGCAATTCATGCTGGAGTACCCGCTTGAGGAGAGGGTTGATGCGGATGGTTCCGGCACTGAGCTTGTCCAGCAGATAATGTCTGATCTTGGTACATTGGGCATTGATTGTCGACTTCGTCACATAGTAGCTTGCAATTACCTAAGGAGTCTGATTGAGATGAAGCCTGATGCTGATGACGAGGTTGACGAAGATACGGCACTATATATTGACAGCTGCGAGCTTACTTTTAAAGTACTTCTTATCCACAATCATTTGCTCGACTTACTTTCACTTGAGGACAGATGTACGCTGCGTCTTGATGCCGAAGGTTGGGAGTTCTTCAGTACCTATATTGCTGCCACGTTAGATTTTATGACTTCCACTACAGTCCCAGTTTTGTGTGGGCTGAGCAGTGTGGTAGACACGATGGCAGACTCCCGTCGTGATGCGGCAGATTTATTTGATGGCAATCTCTTCACTTCTATATTGCACAGCATGGCCATATATGCTAGTGACCACGGTAACAAAGTAGACCTGGATTGCTTTATGTTGGATAAAGAAGTGGTTTCTCAGATGGATCGCATGTACGCTCACTTTTCTCAGAATTCGGGTGCTACTGTATTTCCCATTGACATGTCACCGTTTGCTAGTTGCGGTATATACGACACTGTAGGTACTGTGGACAGCCATAGCGGTGCGCAGGATGGTGTGTTGAACGTTGACAACCAGTTTGTGAACATGTACTTCGGTCTGACTGAAGACAAGGTTATAAAGTTTTATGAAGGTGACAATTCACGTTGCATGGAGCGTTTCGCTGCGTTGCAGTGGCGTAATCCCGCACTAATGTCGGAGAAGACGGAGTGCATCGATTATTATTTCAAGGTTGAGAAACAAGACAAGATGGCGTTGCTGCCCAATCGCAGTCAACGTCAGGAGCAGCGCAGCATGCAGAGGCAGAATGCCTTTTCGCACTTATTATCGCGTTACTTGGGTTCGAATAACTTGCATCACCCGATAGTCCCCAAACTGGAGCACCAGTGGTTAGATGTTAAGCAACGTGGCCTTGAGGAGAATGCCGATGCCTCTGCTGCAGCTTCCGGTAAGAAGGACGCTAAAAAGGTCAAGGAGTCCAAGAAGGACAAGAGTGCTAAGGATGCTAAGAAAGACAAGGGTACGAAAGTGAAGACATCGGCGAAAGCTGAGCTTTTGCGTCAAAAGCACGCTGCAGCTCAGGAATCCAAGAGTCGTGAAGGTGATCTCAAGACATTTGAGCGTTTATCAAGTCGTCTGGGATCCATATTTTCAGCTGAACATGACTTTGACTCTATATACACCAGCATTCTTGATTACACTTCTGGTCCAAGCCGTGCTGTTGACCTTGTTGGTGACTTCAAGTGGCTTAAAGGCATGATCAGTACTAAGCCGATTCAGTTACAGTTTGTTCGTGGTATGTTGGAAAACCTGTTGAAGACCTTTGATGGTTATCGTATGCGTTCCTTAAACAAGAAAGGTGCTCGTGCTTCTTTTAGGCGCACTATTTGCATGACAATTCGTTTGATTCATGATTGTTTCAAGGAATTTAAGTCACTTATCGATGGCGAGACTATAACCCTGCTTCAGCGCTTTTTATGTAAGCTTGGGTTGTCCAGGAGTGCTGCCAACCTGTTTAATGAGTGGCTCAAGCTTAACGATGATAAGAAGAACAAAAAGTTCAAGGTGGATTCTGATGAGCGCTTTGAATATGCTTTACGGGATGGTATGGAATTTGACTTCCAGTTGGCTTACATGGGTGATCTCATGGAGCGTACTTTGGGGTCTACTGAGGACCCTCGTGTTTTGTTTAAGCCTGACGCTTGGCAGAAAATACTGCTTGACACGGTTGATAACCGTGAGTCATCATTGGTTGTAGCTCCTACATCTACTGGTAAGACATACATTTGTTACTATGCTATGGAACAGGGTCTTCGTCTGGATGACGAGGGCATTGTTATTTACGTATCGCCTAACAATGCGCTTGCTTTACAGGTTAAGTATGAGATTACAGCGAGGTTTTCTTCTAAGAACTATAGTTCTCCGTCGTGTGCTGCTGTTCTTAGTGCTACCTTCTTGGATAACTTCCATGATCCCAAGTGGAATTGTGCTCAAATTTTGGTTACAGTGCCATCTATCCTTGAGCAGTTATTGGTTGCCATGCGTTCCAGTGAACTCGGATACATTAAGCGCATTGAATACTTAATTTTTGACGAGATCCACTGCATTTCTGACGAGGAGATTGGTCCTTTTATGGAGCGCATTATTCATTTAAGTGCTGCACCTTTCATGGCTCTTTCTGCTACAGTAGGCAATCCATTGGAGTTCCATGCTTGGTTGACCAAGGTTGAGCGTACTCGTCGTAATTCAGCTACAGCCAAGGTGCATTACATTTACTTTGACGAGCGATACTCTGACCTTAAGCTGGAGTGCTATAGTAACCGTCATCTAGTCCCTCTGAACCCGGCTACATGTTTATCCTATCACAACGTGCTGCGCACTGGTTTCCCCAGGGATTGTTATTTACGACCTCGTGatttatttgttttatcTCGTTGTACTGATTATGTGATGGGTTCGCGATGCTCTGATATGGCTTATCTCTCGCCTGCTGAGTACTTTAGGAACACTCCTCTTATTACGAAGAGGCAATATCGCTATTGGTTGCAGACATACATCACTGAATTCGCACGTCAGGTACAAGAATCGGTAATAACAGCGGACGACTTCCAGAAGATTATGGATTGCCTCAAATCGTTGAATGTATCGGTATCACCTGGCGATGCTGCCGCCGCTGACGAACCTGAAGATCACTATTTCCGTTTATATCCATTGCTCAAACCTATGGATCCAGTTGTTGATTGTCCTGGGAATGATGCGCCTATATCTGTGCAATCTCGTGATTACCTGGACCCTGCTGAGGTCATAACGCTTTTGAACACTTTAGAGCAGACTAAGCGACTGCCTTGCCTCGCTTTTACCTTTGATCGCAACCACATGGAGCACGTACTAGTCTCTGTTACACAACTACTTAAGCGCAGGCAGTGGGAGAAGTACTATGGCACTCCGGAGGCCACTGCCTGGACCAATGCTGAGAATAAGCGCCGTGTGGATCACTACCAGATGTTGATGCGTCAGTATGAGGCTGAGAAGAAGATGCGCGGTGCAAGCCGCGAACAGAAGGAGGAGCAGGGTATCGGTGGCAAAGTTGAGGAGTTCATCGAGTTGCCTAAGGAGCCTGTTGACGTCGCTGAGGACTATGACCCTGAATTCAACTACTACAACCGGAAGATTTATGTGAACTATACTGAAGAAGTGGAGAATTTCATTAAGGTCGCTGCTGCATCCATAAGTAACCGTAAGCAGGTTGACACCTTTGTGGAGGCGTTAAGGCGCGGTATTGGTATCCATCACGAGGGTTTACCACATAAATTCACGATGTTAACAGAGACTCTATACAGGATGGGTTTCTTAAAGGTACTTTTTTCCGGTCGCAGTTTAGCATTTGGTATTAACGTACCTTGTAAGAGTGTCATATTCATGGGTGACAATTACGAGTTGACTCCCTTAATGTACAAACAGATGAGTGGTCGTTGCGGTCGTCGTGGTTTCGACTTGTCAGGTCATGTTGTTTTTTGGGGTTTACCAATGAAGCGTATTCGTCAGTTACTAACGGCTCAGCTTGGTAATCTTACTGGATACGCTTCTTGCAGTCCCACTGAGGTATTGGCTACTTTATCGGCTTTTAATAGTCTCTTGGTATCGGTTCGTTCTAGGCCTCCTCAGCCTAAGGTCAATTCCAAGATTAGCACAACCGACGCCCGTGTACGTAAGACCGAGATTATCACTCGTAGTCGTGATTACGTGGTTGACCCTCGCATTATTGTTAAGCGTTTGGCATCTATGTTTATTCACCCTCTGAAGCCACACTCCGGTTTCAGTAAGGATGAGGTTATCGTATTCCGTGCTTGCGTGGAGACACTTTTCGAGCTTGGTTTTATTGACCGTCATGGTTTAGTCAGCGGTTGTTGTGAGCTTGCTTTGTTAACTCGTGAATCTCACCCAAGTAACATGTTCCTAGCTCACCTTGCTCAGATGGGAAAGCTGCATGACTTGACTCTGTCTACAGGTAGTGACTCTGCTGACAAGTTGATGGATATTGTTGCTCGCTTTGCCTATAAGCGCCAGCAGTTGGGTACCTGCGTGACTCTACGACGTCTACTACCGCAACGCGTGCGTTGTGGAGCCAAGTACAACTCTAGGTTAGTATCTAACTTAAACCTCAAGGATGAGGGATCGCTAAGTGTCGAGCTGTTATACCCTGAGTCGTTCCCGCTGTTGCCATCAGCACGTGGAGAGGTAAAGGACCTCATAACCGTGTACAATGCCCAGATCCTTGGCATTCTATCTAAATATCAGGCTAAACTTGAGCCCATGCAGCCCACGTTGCCATTGAGTAAGGTAGACTTTTGCACAGGTACCAAGGTGGTATCTAGTTGGTTTATGGAAAAACGAGGTACTACTAAGTTCCAGAGCCTGGCATCTCCTTTTGTGGCTATTAATGGACTACCTGGCAATTTCTCTTCTGCACGTGAGCTTTGGTTAAGTTCTCGTGCTTGTTCTGATATAACGCTTGACATGGTGCCTACTATAGAGTCTGTCGAGGTTGATGTTGTTCAGATGGACCCGCATTACAACGTCCTAAATCGTTACGGCATGACGTTGGATAATtcatatatcattgatTATTGGACTCACGGTCGTTTTTCAGTGGTACGTGACGTCAATGGTTTGGGTCAGTATGCTTGGTTCGACTTGCGCAAGATTTTGGTATTGCTGAAGTTGGCCAAGTTGACTTTGAACGGTTATACTGACGGTGGCGTTCGTCAAGATTCGTTAAACGACGCTGTAGTTCACGCATTGGATCGCTTTGAGTCTGTGTTCAACCGCATTTAA